One part of the Brevundimonas subvibrioides ATCC 15264 genome encodes these proteins:
- a CDS encoding amidohydrolase family protein: protein MAHDLPIVDPHQHLWDFDRHHYGWLMDHPLPNNPAGDCAPIARPYGLDDYLADVAGWNVVATVHVDAGADANQALDETRWLQSIADARGMPDGIVAYAALDRPLTEVDALLEAHRAFANVRGIRQIVNWHADPARTYTPRDLLQDEDWRAGFALLRKHDLSFDLQIYPSQMPEAARLAARHSDTQLILNHTGMPTDRDPDGMAQWREGMALLAARPNVAVKISGLAMVDRAWTPDSIRPFVLTTIDLFGPDRAMFASNFPVDRLYGSFSDHYAAYDALTAGFSDAERRMLFAGTARSIYRL, encoded by the coding sequence GTGGCGCACGACCTGCCGATCGTCGATCCGCACCAGCACCTGTGGGATTTCGATCGCCACCACTACGGCTGGCTGATGGACCATCCGCTGCCGAACAATCCGGCGGGGGACTGCGCGCCCATCGCAAGACCCTATGGTCTCGACGACTATCTGGCCGATGTCGCGGGCTGGAACGTCGTCGCGACGGTCCATGTCGACGCCGGGGCCGACGCGAACCAGGCGCTAGACGAGACCCGCTGGCTGCAGAGCATCGCGGACGCCCGCGGTATGCCCGACGGCATCGTGGCCTATGCCGCGCTGGACCGGCCCCTGACGGAGGTCGACGCGCTGCTGGAGGCCCATCGCGCATTCGCCAATGTGCGGGGCATTCGCCAGATCGTGAACTGGCACGCGGATCCGGCCCGGACCTATACCCCCCGCGACCTGTTGCAGGACGAGGACTGGCGCGCGGGGTTCGCCCTGCTGCGAAAACATGACCTGTCGTTCGACCTGCAGATCTATCCGTCGCAGATGCCCGAGGCGGCCAGGCTCGCGGCCCGGCACTCCGATACGCAGTTGATCCTCAACCATACCGGCATGCCGACCGATCGCGATCCCGACGGCATGGCGCAGTGGCGAGAGGGCATGGCGCTGCTGGCGGCCCGGCCCAACGTCGCGGTCAAGATTTCAGGCCTGGCGATGGTGGACAGGGCCTGGACCCCCGACTCGATCCGGCCGTTCGTCCTGACGACGATCGACCTTTTCGGACCCGACCGGGCGATGTTCGCCAGCAACTTCCCCGTCGACAGGCTCTACGGGTCGTTCAGCGATCACTATGCGGCCTATGACGCGCTCACGGCGGGCTTCAGCGACGCCGAACGGCGGATGTTGTTCGCCGGCACGGCCCGATCCATCTATCGGCTCTGA
- a CDS encoding oligogalacturonate lyase family protein — protein MPNLTRRAAAGALVLAGLSGAARARPQDAPPRPSTMAAEPPREWVDADTGHRVVRLSDEAGSSSLYFHQNGYLPDGRTLVISTPGAISAVDLETRAVRPIIRGEGLQLLFAGRRTGDIYFTRTGPGDGSAHPLPTTVFAASATTGVEREIGTIASGSIGSINADETLLLGQWAERDMPLQPRTRGRDGRYDQAAYSANWPDGTPMTFADAKEVRLNDRLEARIPMEIFTLDVRTGERRVVHRATDWLNHLQFSPTDPGLIMFCHEGPWHKVDRIWTIRTDGTGMTRVHTRTMNMEIAGHEWFADDGRTIWYDLQTPRGQKFTVAGYEPETGVRTHYHLERDEWSVHFNSSHDGALFAGDGGDAEMVARAPDGKWIYLFRPEAIPDVAGLHAPNAGDLIRPGIFRSERLVNMGSHDYRLEPNITFTPDNRWLVFRSNMHGANHVYAVEIAKAT, from the coding sequence ATGCCGAACCTTACCCGACGCGCGGCCGCGGGCGCGCTCGTCCTGGCCGGTCTGTCCGGAGCCGCCCGGGCGCGACCGCAGGACGCGCCGCCCCGGCCGTCGACCATGGCGGCCGAGCCGCCGCGTGAGTGGGTCGACGCCGACACCGGGCACCGTGTCGTGCGCCTGTCGGACGAGGCGGGCAGTTCCAGCCTGTATTTCCACCAGAACGGCTACCTGCCGGATGGGCGGACCCTCGTCATCTCGACGCCCGGCGCGATCTCGGCCGTCGATCTGGAGACCCGCGCTGTCCGACCGATCATCCGGGGGGAGGGGCTGCAGCTTCTGTTCGCGGGACGACGGACGGGCGACATCTATTTCACCCGGACCGGCCCCGGCGACGGCTCGGCCCACCCTCTGCCGACGACCGTGTTCGCCGCCAGCGCGACCACCGGGGTCGAGCGCGAGATCGGCACGATCGCCTCGGGCAGCATCGGCTCCATCAACGCTGACGAGACCCTGCTGCTGGGGCAATGGGCCGAGCGTGACATGCCGCTGCAGCCGCGGACGCGGGGAAGAGACGGGCGATACGACCAGGCCGCCTATTCCGCCAACTGGCCTGACGGCACGCCGATGACCTTCGCCGACGCCAAGGAGGTGCGGCTGAACGACCGGCTGGAAGCCCGCATCCCGATGGAGATCTTCACACTCGACGTCCGCACCGGCGAGCGACGCGTGGTGCACCGGGCGACGGACTGGCTGAACCACCTGCAGTTCTCGCCGACCGATCCGGGCCTGATCATGTTCTGCCACGAGGGCCCCTGGCACAAGGTCGACCGCATCTGGACCATCCGCACGGACGGCACCGGCATGACCAGGGTTCATACCCGCACGATGAACATGGAGATCGCCGGTCACGAGTGGTTCGCCGACGACGGCCGGACCATCTGGTACGATCTGCAGACTCCCCGTGGTCAGAAGTTCACCGTCGCGGGTTATGAGCCGGAGACCGGCGTCCGGACCCACTACCACCTCGAACGGGACGAATGGTCGGTCCACTTCAACAGCTCGCATGACGGCGCGCTGTTCGCCGGTGACGGCGGCGACGCGGAAATGGTCGCGCGGGCACCGGATGGAAAATGGATCTATCTGTTCCGGCCCGAGGCGATCCCGGATGTGGCGGGTCTGCATGCGCCCAATGCCGGTGACCTGATCCGGCCGGGCATCTTCCGGTCCGAGCGGCTGGTGAACATGGGATCCCACGACTACCGGCTGGAGCCCAACATCACCTTCACGCCCGACAATCGCTGGCTCGTGTTCCGCTCAAACATGCACGGGGCCAACCACGTCTATGCCGTCGAGATCGCCAAGGCGACGTGA
- a CDS encoding MFS transporter — translation MAALEMRKPSWINYWGWGSGDMLGAGAQAVITGWLFYFFTTFCDLTPVEAGLILGLPRLLEAITCPLIGYVSDNLRHTWIGRKVGRRKIFLLLTIPLLPSFALIFVTGQTFTYYLLTFIFFELLYTMFLIPWETLAAEMTKDYKEKAKFAGARMLVAQTSAILASYLPTLIINNFGGKDSPTTFLIMAAIFGGIFSVVVTLVVIFSWERPYTEAEKTIQPEPLSLARAALIPATMFRDLFSTLRIRAFRQHLSIYLGGYIAQDIFNTAFPIFVVTVLLGGTLIISQLMTAMYVAQLISVMIAINIVIRTGPVLAYRIAVGFFSAALLLYLIFYFVRPAGFGEGLAALDGNVLTALNPLSAGFSPTLVFWLFAPIILAGLGRGTLNFVPWSVYNYLPDVDEAVTGQRREGIFAGVMTLVRKVAQSGAIIATGWIIGAGGYVSATDGVAVQQTPQAVNTVAALLICGPIAVMLAGLVISWQFRLNARTHGVLMAEIDRFHAGERTPSSETAREVVEDLTGWRYDRLWGASKATAAPPNTRTGPDIDPGAGPS, via the coding sequence ATGGCCGCGCTGGAGATGCGAAAGCCGAGCTGGATCAACTACTGGGGCTGGGGCTCGGGCGACATGCTGGGCGCCGGGGCCCAAGCGGTCATCACCGGGTGGCTGTTCTACTTCTTCACGACGTTTTGTGATCTGACGCCGGTGGAGGCCGGGCTGATCCTGGGCCTGCCGAGGCTGCTGGAGGCGATCACCTGTCCGCTGATCGGTTATGTCTCGGACAATCTGCGCCACACCTGGATCGGGCGTAAGGTCGGGCGACGCAAGATCTTCCTGCTGCTGACCATCCCCCTGCTGCCCAGCTTCGCCCTGATCTTCGTGACGGGCCAGACCTTCACCTACTATCTGCTGACCTTCATCTTCTTCGAGCTCCTCTACACGATGTTCCTCATTCCGTGGGAGACGCTCGCGGCGGAAATGACCAAGGATTACAAGGAGAAGGCCAAGTTTGCCGGTGCCCGGATGCTGGTCGCCCAGACTTCGGCCATCCTGGCCTCCTACCTGCCCACGCTCATCATCAACAACTTCGGCGGCAAGGATTCGCCGACGACATTCCTGATCATGGCCGCGATCTTCGGCGGCATCTTCAGCGTCGTCGTGACCCTGGTCGTCATCTTCAGCTGGGAGCGGCCCTATACGGAGGCCGAGAAGACCATCCAGCCGGAGCCCTTGAGCCTGGCCCGTGCCGCCCTGATCCCGGCGACCATGTTCCGCGACCTGTTCTCGACGCTGAGGATCCGGGCCTTTCGCCAGCATCTGTCGATCTATCTGGGCGGCTATATCGCCCAGGACATCTTCAACACCGCATTCCCGATCTTCGTGGTCACCGTCCTGCTGGGCGGGACGCTGATCATCTCGCAGCTGATGACGGCCATGTATGTGGCCCAGCTGATCTCGGTGATGATCGCGATCAACATCGTGATCCGCACCGGCCCCGTCCTGGCCTACCGGATCGCCGTCGGCTTCTTCAGCGCGGCCCTGCTGCTGTATCTGATCTTCTACTTCGTGCGGCCCGCGGGCTTCGGCGAAGGTCTGGCGGCACTGGACGGCAACGTTCTGACCGCCCTGAACCCCCTGAGCGCGGGGTTCAGCCCGACCCTGGTGTTCTGGCTGTTCGCGCCGATCATCCTGGCCGGGCTGGGACGCGGCACGCTGAACTTCGTGCCGTGGAGCGTCTATAACTACCTGCCCGACGTCGACGAGGCGGTCACCGGGCAACGGCGCGAGGGTATCTTCGCCGGCGTCATGACCCTGGTTCGAAAGGTGGCCCAGTCGGGTGCCATCATCGCCACCGGATGGATCATCGGCGCGGGCGGCTATGTGTCGGCCACCGACGGCGTGGCCGTGCAACAGACCCCGCAGGCGGTGAACACCGTCGCCGCCCTGCTGATCTGCGGACCGATCGCGGTGATGTTGGCAGGCCTCGTCATCTCCTGGCAGTTCCGCCTGAACGCCCGCACCCACGGCGTGCTGATGGCCGAGATCGACCGCTTCCATGCCGGGGAACGCACGCCCTCCAGCGAGACCGCGCGCGAGGTCGTCGAGGACCTGACCGGCTGGCGCTACGACCGGCTGTGGGGTGCCAGCAAGGCGACCGCCGCCCCGCCGAACACCCGCACGGGCCCCGATATCGACCCGGGGGCCGGACCCAGCTGA
- a CDS encoding glycoside hydrolase family 88/105 protein: MPNLVHDIARADIDETLSRLIDNLVNIKDDSGAFLLKLDDGRVIDTKGWNDWEWTHGIGLYGLYRLFEQTGDDAVLKIMLDWFANRFEAGTPTKNINTVSPFLTLANLYEHTGDETYIPYLDVWAEWLMDGLPRTEEGGFQHIVFNDENPQELWDDTLMMSVLPLARIGLLLDRPHYVEEARKQFLIHIKYLFDRKTGLWFHGWNFIGRHNFADALWARGNCWVTIAIPEFIEMLDLPPEDALRRFLIETLEAQVKALVAHQDDSGLWRTLIDDPTSYLEASATAGFAYGILKAVRKRYLPVEYEAMAIRALKGVIANISDDGELQQVSFGTPVFDTLQGYRDIPLTSMPYGQAMAIMALGEFRLRFI; the protein is encoded by the coding sequence ATGCCCAATCTCGTCCACGACATCGCCAGAGCCGACATCGACGAGACGCTGTCGCGTCTGATCGACAATCTGGTGAACATCAAGGACGACAGCGGCGCATTTCTGCTGAAGCTCGACGACGGTCGGGTGATCGATACCAAGGGCTGGAACGACTGGGAATGGACCCACGGCATCGGGCTGTATGGCCTGTATCGCCTGTTCGAGCAGACCGGCGACGATGCCGTCCTGAAGATCATGCTGGACTGGTTCGCCAACCGGTTCGAGGCGGGCACGCCGACCAAGAACATCAACACGGTCTCGCCCTTCCTGACCCTCGCCAATCTCTACGAACATACCGGCGACGAGACCTATATCCCCTATCTGGACGTCTGGGCGGAGTGGTTGATGGACGGCCTGCCCCGGACGGAGGAGGGCGGGTTCCAGCACATCGTCTTCAACGACGAGAACCCGCAGGAACTGTGGGACGACACCCTGATGATGAGCGTCCTGCCGCTGGCCCGCATCGGTTTGCTGCTGGACCGTCCGCACTATGTGGAAGAGGCGCGGAAGCAGTTCCTGATCCACATCAAATATCTGTTCGACCGCAAGACCGGCCTGTGGTTCCACGGCTGGAATTTCATCGGCCGGCACAACTTCGCCGATGCCCTTTGGGCGCGTGGCAATTGCTGGGTCACCATCGCGATTCCCGAGTTCATCGAGATGCTGGACCTGCCGCCCGAGGACGCCCTGCGCCGGTTCCTGATCGAGACCCTGGAGGCCCAGGTGAAAGCCCTGGTGGCCCATCAGGACGACAGCGGCCTGTGGCGTACCCTGATCGACGATCCCACCAGCTATCTGGAGGCCTCGGCCACGGCCGGCTTCGCCTACGGCATCCTGAAAGCGGTCCGAAAGCGCTACCTGCCCGTCGAATACGAAGCCATGGCGATCCGGGCCCTGAAGGGCGTGATCGCCAACATCAGCGATGACGGTGAACTGCAGCAGGTGTCGTTCGGGACGCCCGTCTTCGACACCCTGCAGGGCTATCGCGACATTCCGCTGACTTCCATGCCCTATGGCCAGGCGATGGCGATCATGGCGCTTGGCGAGTTCCGCCTGCGGTTCATCTAG
- a CDS encoding L-lactate dehydrogenase, with amino-acid sequence MILADVMDYREAARRRIPRFLFDYVDGGAFAETTLRDNIDRLHRVRLRQRVLTGADHVSLSGALLGRETAMPLALGPVGMAGLNARRGEVQAARAAEAAGVPFCLSTVGACSIEEVRKGVQTPPWFQLYVTRDRGFMRDMIARARDAGADTLFLTVDMPAPGPRYRDKRSGLSGGTAMQRQLGRIAQVMTRPAWAVDVGLLGGPHTIGHVSSALGSGAGIDDYWAWMSKNFDASVTWDDAEEIRRLWSGRMVIKGILDPADAMEAAARGFDGVVVSNHGGRQLDGTLASIDALGPIARAVGDRMTVLMDGGIRSGLDVLRAMASGADGVLLGRAWVYGLAARGQRGVEEVLSLIAAEMRVAMTLVGVSRLDEIGPELLVSSLEQEALAGHLTDPALPHYEMMQQRMR; translated from the coding sequence ATGATCCTCGCCGACGTGATGGACTATCGCGAGGCTGCGCGACGCAGGATTCCCAGATTTCTATTCGACTATGTCGACGGTGGTGCCTTCGCCGAGACTACGCTGCGCGACAACATCGACCGTCTGCACCGGGTACGCCTTCGCCAGCGGGTGCTGACGGGTGCCGATCACGTCTCGCTTTCGGGTGCGTTGCTGGGGCGCGAGACCGCCATGCCGCTGGCGCTCGGCCCCGTCGGCATGGCCGGGCTGAACGCGAGGCGCGGCGAGGTGCAGGCCGCGCGTGCAGCCGAAGCGGCGGGCGTGCCGTTCTGCCTTTCCACCGTTGGGGCATGCTCAATCGAGGAGGTCCGCAAGGGCGTCCAGACCCCGCCATGGTTCCAGCTCTACGTCACCCGCGACCGTGGCTTCATGCGCGACATGATTGCCCGCGCCCGGGACGCGGGGGCGGATACCCTTTTCCTGACCGTCGACATGCCCGCGCCCGGCCCCCGCTATCGCGACAAGCGGTCGGGCCTGTCGGGGGGAACGGCGATGCAGCGCCAGCTCGGCCGGATCGCACAGGTCATGACGCGGCCTGCCTGGGCTGTGGATGTCGGGCTTCTCGGTGGGCCGCATACCATCGGCCACGTCTCGTCGGCGCTGGGTTCCGGTGCCGGGATCGACGACTACTGGGCCTGGATGTCGAAGAATTTCGATGCCTCGGTGACCTGGGACGATGCGGAGGAAATTCGCCGCCTGTGGTCGGGGCGCATGGTCATCAAGGGGATCCTCGATCCCGCCGATGCGATGGAGGCCGCCGCGCGCGGGTTCGACGGGGTTGTGGTGTCCAATCACGGCGGGCGCCAATTGGACGGGACCCTGGCGTCGATTGATGCCCTCGGGCCGATCGCCCGGGCCGTGGGCGATCGCATGACCGTATTGATGGACGGAGGGATCCGCTCGGGCCTGGACGTCCTGCGGGCCATGGCCAGCGGTGCCGACGGCGTCCTTCTGGGCCGGGCCTGGGTCTATGGTCTGGCGGCCAGGGGGCAGCGCGGCGTGGAGGAGGTCCTGTCGCTTATCGCCGCCGAGATGCGCGTGGCCATGACGCTGGTGGGCGTCAGCAGGCTCGACGAGATCGGCCCGGAGCTGCTGGTTTCAAGCCTGGAGCAGGAAGCGCTTGCCGGTCACTTGACCGATCCGGCACTGCCACATTATGAGATGATGCAACAAAGAATGAGATAG
- a CDS encoding MFS transporter — MTDSAMGAPTTDQRALDKRSRLVILASSVGTVIEWYDFYLYGSLAAIITAQFFSGVNETTGYIFALMAFAAGFAVRPFGAVFFGRLGDLWGRKNTFLVTMLLMGLSTFVVGLLPSYAAIGIAAPIILVVMRLVQGLALGGEYGGAATYVAEHAPKGKRGFFTSFIQITATAGLVLSLLVILSVRLTVGEEAFAAWGWRIPFLVSILLLGVSLWIRLKLAESPSFQKMKAEGKGSSTPLKDSFLKWPNLKLVLIALVGLTAGQAVIWYTGQFYALFFLERVMKVDSTLVYVLLAIALIAASPFFIFWGWLSDKVGRKPVILAGCLLAALTYFPLFQALTTAANPALAEATASQPVTIYADPADCNLQFDPVGKTVFNQSCDLAKSYIAKAGVNYTNLAAPAGTVAEVRIGDSVVYPSFRGEALAPAEFATARTTWETGLGSALATAGYPSKADSEQVNKPMVVLILFILGFYVTMVYGPIAAALVEMFPTNIRYTSMSLPYHIGNGWFGGFLPTTAFAMVAATGNIFYGLWYPIIVAVVTVVLGFLLVKEGKDVDLNA; from the coding sequence ATGACCGACAGCGCCATGGGTGCGCCAACGACGGACCAGCGAGCCCTCGACAAGCGATCCCGCCTTGTCATCCTCGCCTCGTCCGTCGGCACAGTGATCGAGTGGTACGACTTCTATCTGTATGGCTCGCTGGCCGCGATCATCACGGCCCAGTTCTTCTCGGGCGTGAACGAGACCACCGGTTATATCTTCGCGCTGATGGCCTTCGCGGCGGGCTTTGCCGTGCGTCCGTTCGGCGCCGTGTTCTTCGGGCGGCTCGGCGACCTCTGGGGGCGCAAGAACACCTTTCTGGTGACCATGCTGCTGATGGGGCTGTCGACCTTCGTCGTCGGGCTGCTGCCATCCTATGCCGCCATCGGCATCGCCGCGCCGATCATTCTGGTCGTTATGCGCCTCGTCCAGGGTCTGGCCCTTGGCGGTGAGTACGGCGGTGCCGCCACCTACGTCGCCGAACATGCGCCCAAGGGAAAGCGCGGCTTCTTCACGTCCTTCATCCAGATCACGGCGACCGCCGGTCTGGTGCTGAGCCTGCTGGTGATCCTGAGCGTTCGGCTGACGGTCGGCGAAGAGGCCTTCGCCGCCTGGGGCTGGCGCATCCCGTTCCTGGTCTCGATCCTGCTGCTGGGCGTCTCGCTGTGGATCCGCCTGAAGCTGGCCGAGAGCCCCTCGTTCCAGAAGATGAAGGCCGAGGGCAAGGGCTCGTCCACGCCGCTGAAGGACTCGTTCCTGAAATGGCCGAACCTGAAACTGGTCCTGATCGCCCTGGTCGGGCTGACCGCCGGCCAGGCCGTGATCTGGTACACGGGCCAGTTCTACGCCCTGTTCTTCCTCGAACGGGTGATGAAGGTCGACTCGACGCTGGTCTATGTCCTGCTGGCCATCGCCCTGATCGCAGCGTCGCCCTTCTTCATCTTCTGGGGCTGGCTGTCGGACAAGGTAGGACGAAAGCCTGTCATCCTGGCCGGATGCCTGCTCGCGGCCCTGACCTATTTCCCGCTGTTTCAGGCCCTGACCACGGCCGCCAATCCGGCCCTTGCCGAAGCGACGGCGTCCCAACCGGTCACCATCTATGCCGACCCGGCCGACTGTAACCTTCAGTTCGATCCCGTGGGCAAGACCGTCTTCAACCAGTCCTGCGACCTGGCGAAATCCTATATCGCCAAGGCGGGCGTCAACTACACGAACCTGGCAGCCCCCGCGGGCACGGTGGCCGAGGTCCGGATCGGCGACAGCGTCGTCTACCCGAGCTTCCGGGGCGAGGCGCTGGCGCCCGCAGAGTTCGCCACGGCCAGAACGACCTGGGAGACCGGGCTGGGCAGCGCGCTGGCCACCGCCGGCTACCCTTCCAAGGCCGACAGCGAGCAGGTCAACAAGCCGATGGTGGTGCTGATCCTGTTCATCCTCGGCTTCTACGTGACCATGGTCTACGGGCCGATCGCGGCGGCTCTGGTCGAGATGTTTCCGACCAATATTCGCTACACCTCGATGTCGCTTCCCTATCACATCGGCAACGGCTGGTTCGGGGGCTTCCTGCCGACCACCGCCTTCGCCATGGTCGCGGCAACGGGCAACATCTTCTACGGCCTCTGGTACCCGATCATCGTCGCCGTCGTGACGGTGGTGCTGGGCTTCCTGCTGGTCAAGGAAGGCAAGGACGTCGATCTGAACGCCTGA